A window of Cryptomeria japonica chromosome 3, Sugi_1.0, whole genome shotgun sequence contains these coding sequences:
- the LOC131050218 gene encoding sec14 cytosolic factor, with the protein MDLRSANSQNGMNGEAKPDECHYISDADLVKIMKMREIIAKDDPAPKVADDATLRRFLYARESNVQHASELYIKYRKWRQTFVPHGCISETVITNELKKNMVCMQGFDKKGRPIAVVILKRHKPCHKALEDTKRYFVYTFDKMASRTSSGQEKFTIIVDLEGWTYKHVDIRGYLALLEILQNYYPERLGKLYFIHLPYIFWAAWNIVCPFVDKKTKQKVSIVENKDIRTTLLMDIDESQLPEIYGGKLPLVPVQDAVVPNLPAN; encoded by the exons ATGGACTTGCGAAGCGCTAACAGCCAGAATGGAATGAATGGCGAGGCCAAGCCTGATGAATGCCATTACATTTCTGACGCAGATCTAGTCAAGATAATGAAGATGCGAGAAATTATTGCCAAAGACGATCCTGCTCCGAAG GTTGCAGATGATGCTACTCTTCGGCGTTTCTTATATGCTCGGGAATCCAATGTGCAACACGCTTCTGAGTTATATATAAAGTATAGAAAATGGAGACAGACTTTTGTACCCCATGGCTGTATCTCGGAAACGGTGATCACAAATGAGCTGAAGAAGAACATGGTCTGTATGCAAGGATTTGACAAAAAAGGAAGGCCAATTGcagttgtaattttgaaaaggcACAAACCCTGCCATAAGGCTCTTGAAGACACAAAAC GTTACTTTGTCTATACTTTCGATAAAATGGCTTCCAG AACATCAAGCGGACAAGAAAAGTTTACCATCATAGTAGATCTTGAAGGATGGACATACAAGCATGTTGACATTCGTGGATACCTTGCACTCCTTGAAATCTTGCAG AATTACTATCCAGAGCGCTTAGGGAAGCTGTACTTTATTCATCTTCCGTACATATTCTGGGCAGCATGGAACATAGTATGTCCTTTTGTTGACAAAAAGACAAAACAAAAG GTATCAATAGTTGAGAACAAGGACATAAGAACAACTCTGTTGATGGATATTGATGAAAGCCAACTGCCTGAAATTTATGGAGGTAAATTGCCCTTGGTACCAGTTCAGGATGCAGTTGTACCAAATTTGCCTGCAAACTAA